A genomic stretch from Gammaproteobacteria bacterium includes:
- a CDS encoding glutathione S-transferase family protein — MYTVYGMASSGNCYKVRLLLTQLGEPFEWVEVNTLRQETRTPEFLALNPNGKIPLLKTQDGKLLPESNAILCYLAEGTRFLPADRWARAEVMQWLFWEQYSHEPYIATARFIRHFLKQPDEPTLPQKTERGYKALALMETHFIRHKFFVCETYTIADIALYAYTHAAEQGGFDLSAFPAVQAWLARVAAEPRHLPQQW, encoded by the coding sequence GTGTACACCGTCTACGGCATGGCGAGCTCCGGAAACTGCTACAAGGTGCGCCTCCTGCTCACCCAGCTCGGTGAGCCCTTCGAGTGGGTGGAGGTGAACACGCTCCGGCAGGAGACGCGCACGCCGGAGTTCCTGGCGCTGAATCCCAACGGCAAGATCCCGCTGCTCAAGACCCAGGACGGGAAGCTGCTCCCGGAGTCCAACGCGATCCTGTGCTACCTCGCGGAAGGCACGCGCTTCCTGCCGGCGGACCGCTGGGCCCGCGCCGAGGTGATGCAGTGGCTGTTCTGGGAGCAGTACAGCCACGAGCCTTACATCGCCACTGCGCGCTTCATCCGTCACTTCCTCAAGCAGCCGGACGAGCCTACGTTGCCGCAGAAGACCGAGCGCGGTTACAAGGCGCTCGCGTTGATGGAAACCCACTTCATACGACATAAATTTTTTGTGTGCGAAACGTATACCATCGCGGATATCGCGCTCTACGCCTACACCCATGCTGCGGAGCAGGGTGGTTTCGATCTCTCAGCTTTCCCCGCCGTGCAAGCCTGGCTCGCGCGCGTCGCCGCGGAGCCCCGGCACCTGCCGCAACAGTGGTGA
- a CDS encoding metalloregulator ArsR/SmtB family transcription factor, which yields MTERHDTDLLFKALADPSRRRLLDLLHAHDGRTLNELCEHLDMTRQGVTQHLGVLEAANLIATARVGREKLHFLNPVPLQAIYERWLAKFEKPRLKALGDLKRKLEKAHG from the coding sequence ATGACTGAACGCCACGACACCGACCTCCTGTTCAAGGCGCTGGCGGACCCCAGCCGGCGCCGGCTCCTGGACCTCCTGCACGCCCACGACGGCCGCACCCTGAACGAGCTCTGCGAGCATCTGGACATGACACGCCAGGGGGTGACGCAGCACCTCGGCGTCCTGGAAGCGGCGAACCTCATCGCCACCGCGCGCGTCGGCCGCGAGAAGCTGCATTTCCTGAATCCGGTGCCGCTGCAGGCGATCTACGAGCGCTGGCTCGCGAAGTTCGAGAAGCCGCGCCTCAAGGCGCTCGGCGACCTTAAGCGGAAATTGGAGAAAGCCCATGGCTAA
- a CDS encoding SRPBCC family protein — protein sequence MAKSTYVYVIYIRTTPEKLWSALTEAGFMKQYWFGMHCESRWHAGSPWKLVSESGEVYDSGEIVEADPPKRLVIRWQHQLKPELKAEGPSLCTMDLEPSAGAVKLTITHSVEKDPSKLIEAVSGGWPKVLSNLKSLLETGATAMQEPYPAAKA from the coding sequence ATGGCTAAGTCGACCTACGTCTATGTGATCTACATCCGTACCACGCCGGAGAAGCTGTGGTCGGCGCTCACGGAAGCCGGGTTCATGAAGCAATACTGGTTCGGCATGCACTGCGAGAGCCGGTGGCACGCGGGCTCCCCCTGGAAGCTGGTCTCCGAGAGCGGCGAGGTCTACGACTCGGGTGAGATCGTGGAGGCGGACCCGCCCAAGCGCCTGGTGATCCGCTGGCAGCACCAACTCAAGCCCGAGCTCAAGGCGGAGGGCCCCTCGCTCTGCACCATGGATCTGGAGCCCTCTGCGGGCGCGGTGAAGCTCACCATCACCCACAGCGTGGAGAAGGACCCCTCGAAGCTCATCGAGGCGGTGTCCGGCGGCTGGCCTAAGGTGCTCTCCAACCTCAAATCCCTGCTGGAGACGGGCGCCACCGCGATGCAGGAGCCTTACCCGGCGGCGAAGGCTTAG
- a CDS encoding peptidase S10 — protein MKKLALFLLLGLAAALPAFADEGGAKKDDAKEAPVPKEDKSVTHHSVSVGGKSIAYDATAGTLLIKNEKDEAVASMFYVAYTAGDGKRPVTFVFNGGPGSSSMWLHMGSFAPVRIVTPDAAFTAPAPYQLAPNAYSLLDKTDLVFVDAIGTGFSRIAGKGEGKDFYGVDQDVSAFGRFIQRYIGVNGRWNSPKFLLGESYGTTRAAGLSLWLENKGIALNGVVLVSSWLDPYVDFFGPVYAVDEPYELYLPTMAATAWYHKKVPGAPKDLAAFVQQARDFALGEYATALSKGDRLSPAERQAVAQKLAGFTGLSADFIMKARLRVTPDRFQKELLRDEARVTGRLDARFLGIDHDSAGESPENDAASSAFGPAIVAAFNNYVRTQLNYGQDLTYRPTSYEVGNDWDWGHSVDGNKAPLFDVAEDLRAAMSQDPHLLVFSANGYYDFATPFFETEYTLDHMGLDDSLRKNLRYGYYEAGHMMYMHEPALKQMKSDLAKFYDDATH, from the coding sequence ATGAAGAAGCTTGCCCTGTTCCTGCTGCTCGGCCTCGCGGCCGCCCTGCCCGCCTTCGCCGACGAAGGCGGCGCCAAGAAGGACGACGCGAAAGAGGCCCCGGTGCCGAAGGAGGACAAGTCCGTCACCCACCACAGCGTGAGCGTGGGCGGCAAGAGCATCGCCTACGACGCCACCGCCGGCACCCTGCTCATAAAGAATGAGAAGGACGAGGCGGTCGCCAGCATGTTCTACGTGGCCTACACCGCCGGCGACGGGAAGCGCCCCGTCACCTTCGTGTTCAACGGCGGCCCCGGCTCCTCCAGCATGTGGCTGCACATGGGCTCGTTCGCGCCGGTGCGCATCGTCACGCCGGATGCCGCGTTCACCGCGCCCGCGCCCTACCAGCTCGCGCCCAACGCCTACTCGCTGCTGGACAAGACCGACCTCGTGTTCGTGGACGCGATCGGCACCGGCTTCAGCCGCATCGCGGGCAAGGGTGAGGGCAAGGACTTCTACGGCGTGGACCAGGACGTATCCGCCTTCGGCCGCTTCATCCAGCGCTACATCGGCGTGAACGGCCGCTGGAACTCGCCCAAGTTCCTGCTGGGCGAGAGCTACGGCACCACCCGTGCCGCCGGCCTGTCGCTGTGGCTGGAGAACAAGGGCATCGCGCTGAACGGCGTGGTGCTGGTCTCCTCCTGGCTCGACCCCTACGTGGACTTCTTCGGCCCGGTGTACGCGGTGGACGAGCCCTACGAGCTCTACCTGCCCACCATGGCCGCCACCGCCTGGTACCACAAGAAGGTGCCGGGCGCGCCCAAAGACCTGGCCGCGTTCGTGCAGCAAGCCCGCGACTTCGCGCTGGGCGAGTACGCGACCGCCCTCTCCAAGGGAGATCGCCTGAGCCCGGCCGAGCGCCAAGCCGTGGCGCAGAAGCTGGCCGGCTTCACCGGCCTGTCCGCCGACTTCATCATGAAGGCGCGCCTGCGCGTCACTCCGGACCGCTTCCAGAAGGAGCTGCTGCGGGACGAGGCGCGGGTCACCGGCCGGCTCGACGCCCGTTTCCTGGGCATCGACCATGACTCCGCCGGCGAATCGCCGGAGAACGACGCCGCCTCCAGCGCGTTCGGCCCGGCCATCGTGGCGGCGTTCAACAACTACGTGCGCACCCAGCTCAACTATGGCCAGGACCTGACCTACCGCCCCACCAGCTACGAGGTGGGCAACGACTGGGACTGGGGCCACAGCGTGGACGGCAACAAGGCCCCGCTGTTCGACGTGGCCGAGGACCTGCGCGCCGCCATGAGCCAGGACCCGCACCTCTTGGTGTTCTCGGCCAACGGCTACTACGACTTCGCCACGCCGTTCTTCGAGACCGAGTACACCCTGGACCACATGGGACTGGACGACTCTCTGCGCAAGAACCTGCGCTACGGCTACTATGAGGCCGGCCACATGATGTACATGCACGAGCCGGCGCTGAAGCAAATGAAGTCCGATCTGGCCAAGTTCTATGATGACGCGACGCATTGA
- a CDS encoding PA0069 family radical SAM protein, whose product MGISNPQKGRGALSNPEGRFEGVKKERAEDGWERARNPDEEEETLPVLETILKPDPSRSIISRNDSPDIPFSQSINPYKGCEHGCIYCYARPSHEYLNLSPGLDFETKIFYKDRGPELLEQELRRPSYRPQAITLGANTDPYQPAERKLEVTRGILEVLNRFNHPASIITKSTLVTRDIDILAEMARKNLIAVMVTITTLDNGLKRTLEPRAPAGSQRLKAIEALAKAGVPVGVMTAPIIPVVNDAEMETILEKAHGAGAQGAGYVLLRLPYQLKDLFREWLAEHYPLKAEHVMSIINQSRGGKDYDSAFGTRMRGTGRFADLIAQRFALATKRLDMQFNRRFRLETAHFKPPPEGGQLELL is encoded by the coding sequence ATGGGCATCTCCAATCCACAGAAGGGCCGCGGCGCCCTCTCCAACCCGGAGGGCCGCTTCGAGGGCGTGAAGAAGGAACGTGCCGAGGACGGCTGGGAGCGCGCGCGCAATCCAGATGAGGAAGAAGAGACGCTGCCGGTGCTGGAGACCATCCTCAAGCCGGACCCTAGCCGCAGCATCATCAGCCGCAACGACTCGCCGGACATCCCCTTCAGCCAGTCCATCAACCCCTACAAGGGCTGCGAGCACGGCTGCATCTACTGCTACGCGCGGCCGAGCCACGAGTACCTGAACCTCTCGCCGGGCTTGGATTTCGAGACCAAGATCTTCTACAAGGACCGCGGGCCGGAGCTCTTGGAGCAGGAACTGCGGCGGCCCAGCTATCGTCCCCAGGCGATCACGCTCGGCGCAAACACCGACCCCTACCAGCCGGCGGAACGCAAGCTCGAGGTCACCCGCGGCATCCTGGAGGTGCTGAACCGCTTCAACCACCCCGCCTCGATCATCACCAAGAGCACGCTGGTGACGCGCGACATCGACATCCTGGCGGAGATGGCACGCAAGAACCTCATCGCCGTGATGGTGACCATCACCACCTTGGACAACGGCCTCAAGCGCACGCTGGAGCCGCGTGCACCCGCGGGCTCACAGCGCCTGAAGGCCATCGAGGCGCTGGCCAAGGCCGGCGTGCCGGTGGGCGTGATGACCGCACCCATCATCCCGGTGGTGAACGACGCGGAGATGGAGACCATCCTGGAGAAAGCTCACGGCGCCGGTGCCCAGGGCGCGGGCTACGTGCTCTTGCGCCTGCCCTACCAGCTCAAGGACCTGTTCCGGGAGTGGCTCGCCGAGCACTACCCGCTCAAGGCCGAACACGTGATGAGCATCATCAACCAGTCGCGCGGCGGCAAGGACTACGACTCCGCCTTCGGCACCCGCATGCGCGGCACCGGCCGCTTCGCCGACCTGATTGCCCAAAGGTTCGCGCTCGCCACGAAACGCCTGGACATGCAGTTCAACCGGCGCTTCCGCCTGGAGACCGCCCACTTCAAGCCGCCGCCGGAGGGCGGCCAACTGGAACTGCTCTAA
- a CDS encoding MFS transporter, which produces MATRFRWAVIALIFFITVVNYVDRNAISFAIGDISHEFGFTASDKGLILAAFGAGYMVTVFLGGIWADHYGAHRTLAGACLVWSLAIGMTGLATGFAMLCAARVGLGLAEGPNFPAVNRTVADWLSSRERAIALSNSLVAVPLAGVVGGPLVTQLMAATGWRTMFLVLMGLGLLWLPLWWFLFRDFPEHSPRVDTAELKHIRDGAETRRDGDARAMHAARRHSPGLWRFLLTNPTMLANNWSFFVFGYFLFFFFTWLPSYFQQVYGLDLKAVGLFTVLPWLLAAVLLWGCGYLSDFVLRRTGKLRLARSYPIWVSQLLTAACIVPLVFTHELWVALIFVSLAVGLSLSANAAFYAINVDVAQHRSGTALGVMDTLLALAGFAAPALTGWLVERTGSFAAPFWLLACLALSSVLVVLLFHHPDQARLPRP; this is translated from the coding sequence ATGGCCACCCGATTCCGCTGGGCAGTGATCGCCCTCATCTTCTTCATCACGGTGGTGAACTATGTGGATCGCAACGCGATCTCATTCGCCATCGGCGATATCTCCCATGAGTTCGGCTTCACCGCGTCCGACAAGGGCTTGATCCTGGCCGCCTTCGGTGCCGGCTACATGGTGACGGTGTTCCTCGGCGGCATCTGGGCAGACCATTACGGGGCGCACCGGACCCTCGCCGGCGCGTGCCTGGTCTGGTCCCTGGCCATCGGCATGACCGGCCTCGCCACCGGCTTCGCCATGCTGTGCGCGGCACGGGTGGGCCTGGGGCTGGCGGAAGGACCTAACTTCCCCGCCGTGAACCGCACCGTGGCGGATTGGCTCTCCAGCCGCGAGCGGGCCATCGCGCTGTCCAACTCCCTGGTGGCGGTGCCGCTGGCGGGCGTGGTGGGCGGTCCCTTGGTGACCCAGCTCATGGCCGCGACCGGCTGGCGCACCATGTTCCTGGTGTTGATGGGCCTGGGGCTCCTGTGGTTGCCGCTGTGGTGGTTCCTGTTCCGGGACTTCCCCGAGCACAGCCCGCGGGTGGACACGGCGGAGCTGAAGCACATCCGGGACGGGGCCGAGACCAGGCGCGACGGCGACGCCCGCGCGATGCACGCGGCACGGCGCCACAGTCCGGGCCTGTGGCGGTTCCTGCTCACCAACCCGACCATGCTCGCCAACAACTGGTCTTTCTTCGTGTTCGGCTACTTCCTGTTCTTCTTCTTCACCTGGCTGCCGAGCTATTTCCAGCAGGTCTACGGCCTGGACCTCAAGGCCGTGGGCTTGTTCACGGTGCTGCCCTGGCTGCTGGCGGCGGTCCTGCTGTGGGGCTGCGGCTATCTTTCGGACTTCGTGCTGCGCCGCACCGGCAAGCTGCGCCTGGCCCGTTCCTATCCCATCTGGGTCTCGCAGCTGCTGACGGCGGCATGCATCGTGCCGCTGGTCTTCACCCATGAGCTGTGGGTGGCGCTCATCTTCGTGTCGCTGGCGGTGGGCTTGAGCCTGAGCGCGAACGCCGCGTTCTATGCCATCAACGTGGATGTGGCCCAGCACCGCTCCGGCACCGCCCTGGGCGTGATGGACACGCTGCTGGCGCTGGCAGGTTTCGCGGCGCCCGCGCTCACGGGCTGGCTGGTGGAGCGCACCGGCAGCTTCGCGGCGCCGTTCTGGCTGCTGGCATGCCTGGCGCTGTCATCGGTGCTGGTGGTGCTGTTGTTCCACCATCCGGATCAGGCGCGCCTTCCCCGGCCCTGA
- a CDS encoding DUF6502 family protein has product MASRQPVLQKTLVSLMVRTLRPIARIALRHCMSCLEFEDIARWVFVDVALNDPLLSLGARGKQFKSRAAILTGLSRKEVMRLSRRAVPGEDGALASRNRAARVVAGWMLPPYVDGRGAPKVLVIKGGGDSFLQLVRSCGGDVPYRAILDELLDCGVAERVEGKGVRLKSKGRLYPRGSHEALQKAGDGLEGMLANIEKHLHADTRR; this is encoded by the coding sequence ATGGCGTCAAGACAGCCGGTACTGCAGAAGACGTTGGTCTCGCTGATGGTGCGCACGCTGCGCCCGATCGCGCGCATCGCATTGCGCCATTGCATGTCCTGCCTCGAGTTCGAGGACATCGCGCGCTGGGTGTTCGTGGATGTGGCGCTCAACGACCCCCTGCTCTCGCTCGGCGCGCGCGGCAAGCAGTTCAAGTCCCGTGCCGCCATACTCACCGGGCTCTCGCGCAAGGAGGTCATGCGCCTGTCGCGCCGTGCCGTGCCGGGCGAGGATGGCGCGCTGGCCTCGCGCAATCGGGCGGCGCGCGTGGTGGCGGGCTGGATGTTGCCGCCCTACGTGGACGGCCGTGGCGCGCCCAAGGTGCTCGTGATCAAGGGCGGCGGCGATTCCTTCCTGCAGCTGGTGCGCAGCTGCGGCGGCGACGTGCCCTACCGGGCGATCCTGGACGAGCTCCTGGACTGCGGAGTGGCGGAGCGGGTCGAGGGCAAGGGCGTGCGGCTCAAGTCCAAGGGCCGCCTCTACCCGCGCGGCTCCCATGAGGCGCTGCAGAAGGCCGGCGACGGGCTTGAGGGCATGCTGGCCAACATCGAAAAGCATCTGCACGCGGACACCCGCCGGTAG
- a CDS encoding glutathione S-transferase N-terminal domain-containing protein, translating into MLDFYYWTTPNGQKVRVFLEETGLPHRVIRVDIGKGEQFDPKYLAIGRNNRIPAIVDHEPEGGGAPLPLFESGAIMFYLADKCGRFLPRDARGRAEVLQWLFWQNSGLGPMAGQNGHFSYYAPEEIPYAIDRYTRETHRLFGVLDRRLADREYVAGEYSIADMACYPWVVPWKGLHQDMADFPYLKRWFEGIQARPAVQRAYVGVKEPYTGKRSFTDREREILFGQGRKS; encoded by the coding sequence ATGCTGGATTTCTATTACTGGACCACGCCCAACGGACAGAAGGTACGGGTGTTCCTGGAGGAGACGGGCCTGCCGCACCGCGTGATCCGCGTGGACATCGGCAAGGGCGAGCAGTTCGACCCCAAGTACCTCGCCATCGGGCGCAACAACCGCATACCCGCGATCGTGGACCACGAGCCGGAAGGCGGGGGCGCGCCACTACCGCTGTTCGAGTCCGGCGCGATCATGTTCTACCTCGCGGACAAGTGCGGCCGGTTCCTGCCCAGGGATGCGCGCGGCCGCGCCGAGGTGCTGCAGTGGCTGTTCTGGCAGAACTCGGGCCTGGGTCCCATGGCCGGGCAGAACGGTCACTTCAGTTACTACGCGCCGGAGGAGATCCCCTACGCCATCGACCGCTACACCCGCGAGACCCACCGGCTGTTCGGCGTCCTCGACAGGCGGCTCGCGGACCGTGAATACGTGGCGGGCGAATACTCCATCGCCGACATGGCCTGTTATCCCTGGGTGGTGCCCTGGAAGGGCCTGCACCAGGACATGGCGGATTTCCCCTATCTCAAGCGCTGGTTCGAGGGCATCCAGGCGCGGCCCGCGGTGCAGCGTGCCTACGTGGGCGTGAAGGAGCCCTACACCGGCAAGCGTAGCTTCACGGACCGGGAGCGGGAGATCCTGTTCGGCCAGGGCCGCAAGAGCTGA
- the pepQ gene encoding Xaa-Pro dipeptidase yields the protein MSDVLARDYPAHLAAVRKHFDAALQASGFEQAVVYAGALHMQFLDDSPYPFKVNPQFKWWLPLTEAHDSFVVYTPGKKPVLLYYQPDDYWHVPPAPPSGYWVEHFDIRILKHAEDARRELPASARRAFIGEWREEFAAWGFQGVNPEPLLNPLHYVRAAKSHYELECMRRASASAVRGHLAAERAFRAGASEFEIHEAFVAGSGQSDDAQAYHAIVALNKHAATLHYQHWQHVKPPHHYSFLIDAGTQCHGYASDITRTYSAHQDEFQALIDAMEREQQALCAKVKPGLDFRALHLECHHAVGRILEQTALVKLPAEAIVESGISRSFLPHGLGHLLGLQVHDVGGFMAGPAGGTLPKPEGHAYLRTTRTLEEGFVVTIEPGLYFIDSLLAQLKAGDQGRFVDWDKLEPFRKFGGIRIEDNVVAKAAGPENLTRDAFKAAA from the coding sequence ATGAGCGACGTCCTGGCACGCGACTACCCGGCTCACCTCGCGGCGGTGCGCAAGCACTTCGACGCGGCCCTGCAGGCCTCGGGCTTCGAGCAGGCGGTGGTGTACGCGGGCGCGCTGCACATGCAGTTCCTGGACGACTCGCCTTATCCCTTCAAGGTCAACCCGCAGTTCAAGTGGTGGCTGCCGCTCACGGAGGCCCACGACTCCTTCGTGGTGTACACGCCGGGCAAGAAGCCCGTGCTGCTGTACTACCAGCCGGATGATTACTGGCACGTCCCGCCGGCTCCGCCGTCCGGTTACTGGGTGGAGCACTTCGACATCCGCATCCTCAAGCACGCGGAGGATGCGCGCCGCGAGCTGCCGGCGTCCGCCCGCCGTGCCTTCATCGGCGAGTGGCGCGAGGAGTTCGCGGCCTGGGGTTTCCAGGGCGTGAACCCGGAGCCGCTGCTGAACCCGCTGCACTACGTGCGCGCCGCCAAGAGCCACTACGAACTCGAATGCATGCGCCGCGCCAGCGCCTCGGCGGTGCGCGGACACCTCGCGGCCGAACGTGCGTTCCGCGCGGGCGCCTCGGAGTTCGAGATCCACGAGGCCTTCGTGGCCGGCTCCGGCCAGTCCGACGACGCCCAGGCTTACCATGCGATCGTCGCGCTGAACAAGCACGCCGCCACGCTGCACTACCAGCACTGGCAGCACGTCAAGCCGCCGCACCACTATTCCTTCCTCATCGACGCCGGCACCCAGTGCCACGGCTATGCCTCGGACATCACGCGCACCTACTCTGCGCACCAGGACGAGTTCCAGGCGCTCATCGATGCCATGGAACGTGAACAGCAGGCGCTGTGCGCGAAGGTGAAGCCGGGGCTCGATTTCCGCGCGCTGCACCTGGAGTGCCACCACGCCGTGGGCCGCATCCTGGAGCAGACCGCGCTGGTGAAGCTGCCGGCGGAGGCGATCGTGGAATCCGGCATCAGCCGCAGCTTCCTGCCCCACGGCCTCGGCCACCTGCTCGGCCTGCAGGTCCACGACGTGGGCGGCTTCATGGCGGGGCCCGCGGGCGGCACGCTGCCCAAGCCCGAGGGCCATGCCTACCTGCGCACCACCCGCACCCTGGAAGAGGGCTTCGTGGTCACCATCGAGCCCGGCCTCTACTTCATCGACTCTTTGCTCGCCCAGCTAAAGGCCGGCGACCAGGGCCGCTTCGTGGACTGGGACAAGCTGGAGCCCTTCCGCAAGTTCGGCGGCATCCGCATCGAGGACAACGTGGTGGCCAAGGCTGCCGGCCCTGAAAACCTCACACGGGACGCCTTTAAAGCGGCAGCCTAA
- a CDS encoding TonB family protein, translating to MIPPSLHPKPRHLLTVLCALLAACAATPRQSVAPPTGTPGSLPTVRLMIATPVDEAGPASIEARLSPKEDSQVLLRFTLQPDGRVQEASVLTSRLPEDSETAVLAAFSALRFLPYLKDGKPASHEFVYPLFFGPGAVQDRTRFFCRHASEVYRPRDRCDIVVQGAWRVYRITPAYPDAMLSTPVAGAVTLGFDLDSSGVPSNVKVLKSTPPGAFDTAAMVALQQWYFEPLDGAAPAGLQHASVTVDFKPPSGGY from the coding sequence ATGATCCCGCCGTCCCTGCACCCCAAGCCGCGACACCTGCTCACGGTGCTCTGCGCGCTCCTGGCCGCCTGCGCCGCGACACCCCGGCAGTCCGTGGCGCCTCCCACAGGCACACCGGGCAGCCTGCCCACGGTGCGGCTCATGATCGCGACACCGGTGGACGAGGCGGGGCCTGCTTCCATCGAGGCGCGCCTCTCCCCCAAGGAGGACAGCCAGGTGCTGCTGCGCTTCACGCTGCAGCCCGACGGGCGCGTGCAGGAGGCGAGCGTGCTCACGAGCCGCCTGCCGGAGGACAGCGAGACGGCGGTGCTGGCGGCGTTCTCGGCGCTGCGTTTCCTGCCATACCTCAAGGACGGCAAGCCCGCGAGCCACGAGTTCGTCTACCCGCTGTTCTTCGGGCCCGGCGCGGTGCAGGACCGCACGCGCTTCTTCTGCCGGCACGCCAGCGAGGTGTACCGGCCGCGCGACCGCTGCGACATCGTGGTGCAGGGTGCGTGGCGCGTGTACCGCATCACGCCGGCCTATCCCGACGCCATGCTCTCCACGCCGGTGGCGGGCGCGGTGACCCTGGGCTTCGACCTGGACAGCAGCGGCGTGCCCAGCAACGTGAAGGTGCTGAAGTCCACGCCGCCCGGTGCGTTCGACACCGCCGCGATGGTGGCGCTGCAGCAGTGGTACTTCGAGCCATTGGACGGCGCCGCGCCGGCCGGCCTGCAGCACGCGAGCGTCACCGTGGACTTCAAGCCGCCGAGCGGGGGCTACTGA
- a CDS encoding peptidase S10 — translation MPRLSVLICLTLVLGLGTAARADDAKKTDAPAAASQDKPKEESAVTRHSLSVGGQTLKYTATAGTLLIRDDKDEPTASVFYVAYTRDGADLEHRPVTFLYNGGPGSASIWLHMGSVGPKRVVTSDGQPTPAAPYALQDNPDSLLDKTDLVFVDAIGTGYSHAVGKAEDKDFWGVDADGRAFSKFIQRYLAKNGRWNSPKYLMGESYGTTRSALVANLLTNDGVALNGVVLVSSILDFATESFNVGNDLPFVTNLPTYAAVAWYHKKLDPMPADLPKFLDEVRGFAFGEYADALLKGDKLSAAARADVLKKLARYTGLDEETYARSNLRLGCFRFMKDLTRDEGHTVGRLDGRFTGIDHDGAGEYPEFDPADAYIMGAFSAAFHSYMHDDLDYTPDREYRLGSDQAGRNWEWKHRNGFNPWWPGSLNVAEDLRQAMSQNPKLKVFVVNGYYDLATPFAGSEYTFDHLGLDPSLRGNVQFGYYESGHMIYLHTPALKAMKADLARFYDATAR, via the coding sequence ATGCCCCGCCTGTCCGTCCTGATCTGCCTGACGCTGGTCCTAGGCCTCGGCACCGCGGCCCGCGCCGACGACGCCAAGAAGACCGATGCCCCTGCGGCGGCCTCCCAGGACAAGCCCAAGGAAGAGAGCGCGGTCACCCGCCACAGCCTGAGCGTCGGCGGCCAGACCCTCAAGTACACCGCCACCGCCGGCACCCTGCTCATCCGCGACGACAAGGACGAGCCGACCGCCAGCGTGTTCTACGTGGCCTATACCCGGGACGGCGCGGACTTGGAGCACCGCCCGGTGACCTTCCTCTACAACGGCGGCCCCGGCTCAGCGAGCATCTGGCTGCACATGGGCTCGGTGGGCCCCAAGCGCGTCGTGACGAGCGACGGGCAGCCCACCCCGGCCGCGCCCTACGCGCTGCAGGACAACCCCGACTCGCTGCTGGACAAGACTGACCTCGTGTTCGTGGACGCCATCGGCACCGGCTACAGCCATGCGGTGGGCAAGGCCGAGGACAAGGACTTCTGGGGCGTGGACGCCGACGGCCGCGCCTTCTCCAAGTTCATCCAGCGCTACCTCGCGAAGAACGGGCGCTGGAACTCCCCGAAATACCTCATGGGCGAGAGCTACGGCACCACCCGCTCGGCGCTGGTCGCGAACCTGCTCACCAACGACGGCGTGGCGCTGAACGGCGTGGTGCTGGTGTCCTCGATCCTGGATTTCGCCACCGAGAGCTTCAACGTCGGCAACGACCTGCCGTTCGTCACCAACCTGCCCACCTACGCGGCGGTGGCCTGGTACCACAAGAAGCTCGATCCGATGCCGGCGGACCTGCCGAAGTTCCTGGACGAGGTGCGCGGCTTCGCCTTCGGCGAGTACGCCGACGCGCTGCTCAAGGGCGACAAGCTCTCCGCCGCCGCACGCGCGGACGTGCTGAAGAAGCTCGCGCGCTACACGGGTCTCGACGAGGAGACCTACGCCCGGTCCAACCTCCGCCTCGGCTGCTTCCGTTTCATGAAGGACCTGACCCGCGATGAGGGCCACACCGTGGGGCGCCTGGACGGGCGCTTCACCGGCATCGACCACGACGGCGCGGGCGAGTACCCGGAGTTCGACCCGGCGGACGCCTACATCATGGGTGCATTCAGCGCCGCCTTCCACAGCTACATGCACGACGACCTCGACTACACGCCGGACCGGGAGTACAGGCTCGGCAGCGACCAGGCCGGCCGCAACTGGGAATGGAAGCACCGCAACGGCTTCAACCCCTGGTGGCCGGGCTCGCTGAACGTGGCCGAGGACCTGCGCCAGGCCATGAGCCAGAACCCCAAGCTCAAGGTGTTCGTGGTGAACGGCTACTACGACCTCGCCACGCCCTTCGCCGGCAGCGAGTACACCTTCGACCACCTGGGGCTAGACCCCTCGCTGCGCGGCAACGTGCAGTTCGGCTACTACGAATCCGGCCACATGATCTACCTGCACACCCCGGCGCTGAAGGCCATGAAGGCCGACCTCGCCCGGTTCTACGACGCCACCGCGCGCTGA